From a region of the Rhipicephalus microplus isolate Deutch F79 chromosome X, USDA_Rmic, whole genome shotgun sequence genome:
- the LOC142775190 gene encoding zinc finger SWIM domain-containing protein 3-like, translating into MAGSKMKVGDKFPTFRELEAAVKGYSEEKFVQFYKRDCRTVTAAKTKVKRFLNERLGMYQVVYCCIKGGKSFKSRSKGERDTSTFQAGCPAFVKCRASDDGNFLEVIEMNEDHNHELSKLLYSHLPQTRALREPGAKEEATQLLALHANKKLVKKRIEEKTGKLVLLKDLSNAASSLRPQTRNDLIKTAALLQNEHGTDYHILADGENFQGILLSNESMRSNMDAYPEFLGIDATYKLLEIRTPVYVMHVEDSNGDTETVCVAILVNESAPTIKWMLEKFKELHPSWPKVKCVMADKDLLERDLLKESFPQSKVLICVFHTLKTFRREIACNKMNITAEERDQALALLQKMVLSRSSEKFEELQLEFDNNVCQEIRSYYDKNWRPIKDEWYTGPKFMSENFNNTTNNRIESLNAKLKSVIKKNSSLEEFVCSLFTVLNALSDERDHRALTSISKRPCKAPSSPEEAMYQESLTPYAFKLVREQIYLSAKRVPSDQKADVFTFEASSGNTSTTKTNCNCSFWNAMRLPCRHVFAVRRTLNISLFDDKLFLKRWSKAYYYCHQRAFLSQEKCTTEHSISEQAAKPRRPMSQHEKYREVFPTCKYIAQLAAEETGERYQGRLKVLLALSEAWEQGREIEIVEVLRHEASSPSSPEQVRRQLELTVSVEENAESPKAASGEDWDTSETADQNNSHDQPDLPQAPLSHTGAEPLHTTPEKEQRAHNAGACETPDEVRKAQPRENTLAPASSAGPSDYMRERLGKLKVPAKVKSRGRPKGAEKTVIGLPRRRQGPHKSAATLQPFRDLPPQEKELRILSCLVPQGLLSEVQQGKLLLGEDQVETIPSRIPETILDEEVHLDCVQKYFTEDGWTAVLATVKVKKQTIKWKCNECRDLLEEDPSVICDLCLCWFHQICTSLSSRNRNSSWFCAKCVAAAQM; encoded by the exons ATGGCTGGCAGCAAAATGAAAGTTGGGGACAAATTTCCAACGTTCAGGGAACTGGAAGCTGCTGTGAAAGGATACAGTGAAGAGAAGTTCGTGCAGTTTTACAAACGTGACTGTCGAACTGTCACAGCGGCGAAGACCAAAGTGAAGCGTTTTCTGAACGAACGACTTGGAATGTATCAGGTGGTTTACTGCTGTATCAAGGGGGGCAAGTCTTTCAAGAGCCGCAGCAAGGGGGAAAGAGATACCAG CACCTTTCAGGCTGGATGTCCGGCGTTCGTGAAGTGCAGGGCCTCTGACGATGGGAACTTCCTGGAGGTTATTGAAATGAATGAGGACCACAACCATGAGTTATCGAAG ttactCTACAGCCACCTGCCACAAACCAGAGCATTAAGAGAACCAGGGGCCAAGGAGGAAGCCACACAGCTCTTGGCTTTGCATGCCAACAAGAAGTTGGTTAAGAAAAGGATAGAAGAAAAGACGGGGAAACTTGTCCTGCTCAAAGACTTGAGCAATGCGGCCTCTTCCCTCAGACCACAGACAAGGAATGACCTCATTAAGACTGCAGCTCTTCTGCAAAATGAGCATG GTACAGACTACCACATCCTTGCTGATGGGGAAAACTTCCAAGGAATTTTGCTGTCCAATGAGTCTATGCGGTCAAATATGGATGCCTACCCAGAATTCCTAGGAATTGATGCCACCTACAAGCTTCTAGAAATACGAACACCAGTCTATGTGATGCACGTTGAAGACTCCAATGGAGACACAGAGACAGTATGTGTTGCAATTCTTGTGAATGAGTCTGCACCCACTATCAAATGGATGTTGGAAAAGTTCAAGGAACTGCACCCATCTTGGCCAAAAGTAAAGTGTGTCATGGCAGACAAGGACCTTTTGGAGCGTGACCTTCTCAAAGAAAGCTTCCCGCAGTCGAAGGTGCTCATCTGTGTGTTCCACACTTTAAAGACTTTTCGACGCGAGATTGCCTGCAACAAGATGAACATCACTGCAGAGGAAAGGGACCAAGCCCTGGCACTGCTCCAGAAGATGGTCCTGTCACGATCGAGTGAAAAATTTGAGGAGCTTCAACTGGAATTTGACAATAATGTTTGCCAAGAGATCCGCTCTTACTATGACAAAAACTGGCGTCCCATCAAGGATGAGTGGTACACTGGACCCAAGTTTATGTCTGAAAACTTTAACAACACTACCAACAACAGAATTGAAAGTCTGAACGCAAAACTGAAAAGTGTTATAAAAAAGAATAGCTCCCTTGAAGAGTTTGTGTGCTCACTTTTCACAGTATTGAACGCCTTGAGCGATGAACGTGACCACAGAGCATTGACAAGCATATCCAAAAGACCTTGCAAAGCACCTTCTAGCCCTGAAGAAGCTATGTATCAGGAATCATTGACTCCCTATGCCTTTAAGCTTGTAAGGGAGCAGATCTACCTGTCAGCCAAGCGAGTACCAAGTGACCAAAAAGCAGATGTGTTCACATTCGAGGCGTCGTCTGGCAACACGTCAACAACAAAAACTAACTGCAATTGTTCCTTTTGGAACGCTATGAGACTGCCATGCCGGCATGTGTTTGCAGTTAGGCGGACTCTGAACATTAGTCTCTTTGATGACAAACTTTTTCTAAAAAGGTGGTCCAAGGCATATTACTACTGTCATCAGAGAGCCTTCCTTTCTCAAGAGAAGTGCACAACTGAACATTCCATTTCGGAGCAGGCTGCAAAACCTCGGAGGCCAATGTCGCAGCATGAGAAATACAGGGAGGTATTTCCTACATGCAAGTACATAGCTCAACTTGCTGCAGAAGAAACAGGTGAAAGATACCAGGGCCGTCTAAAAGTTTTGTTGGCACTCTCTGAGGCATGGGAGCAAGGGCGCGAAATTGAAATCGTGGAAGTGTTGCGTCATGAAGCCTCATCCCCTTCATCACCAGAGCAAGTCAGACGCCAGCTGGAGCTGACTGTGTCCGTAGAAGAGAATGCAGAGTCACCCAAAGCTGCATCAGGTGAGGATTGGGACACGTCTGAAACTGCAGATCAGAATAATTCACATGATCAACCAGATCTGCCTCAAGCACCTTTAAGCCATACCGGGGCAGAACCACTTCATACCACTCCTGAGAAAGAGCAGCGTGCCCATAATGCAGGTGCATGCGAAACTCCTGATGAAGTGAGAAAGGCACAGCCACGCGAGAATACCTTGGCCCCTGCAAGCAGCGCCGGGCCTTCAGACTACATGCGCGAACGCCTCGGAAAGCTGAAAGTGCCCGCTAAGGTGAAGTCACGAGGTCGACCCAAAGGGGCGGAGAAAACCGTTATTGGGCTTCCACGACGGCGGCAGGGACCCCACAAATCAGCAGCAACACTGCAGCCATTTCGCGATCTGCCTCCTCAGGAAAAGGAGCTCAGGATCCTAAGTTGCTTAGTTCCTCAGGGCCTGCTAAGTGAGGTTCAGCAGGGGAAACTGCTACTCG GTGAGGACCAGGTGGAAACCATACCTTCCAGGATTCCAGAGACAATCCTCGACGAGGAAGTTCACCTTGACTGTGTCCAGAAATACTTCACTGAAGACGGCTGGACAGCTGTGCTGGCAACAGTCAAGGTGAAGAAGCAAACCATAAAGTGGAAATGCAACGAATGTCGGGACCTGTTAGAAGAGGACCCTTCTGTGATTTGTGACTTATGTTTGTGTTGGTTCCACCAAATCTGTACTTCACTGAGCAGCCGCAACAGGAATAGTTCCTGGTTTTGTGCGAAGTGTGTAGCAGCAGCCCAAATGTAA